From the genome of Desulfobotulus pelophilus:
CAGTCGATACCGTATAGATCACACCGGTTCCCGGAATCAGGATTACAATCAGGGAGGTTAAAAGAAATTCTGGATCAAACAAAGCAATCTCCTTTTCAGGTTTCGTGGGAAGCATGTTGGGAACTCTTTGATGGGCGTTGTTTATGTGGATTTTTCTGTTCACTCATTTTCCATAAATAAAGCTTCCGATGTAGCACTGTTCTTCCTTAAGTGTTGTATTGTTTCATATTCTGACGAATAGAAACATTGCCGGGCTATTTCCAATGAGTCAAAACCAATGATGACAGACCGCTCCGGTCTTTTTCCGGAAAGAGCCGGTATTTTATTGTTTCTGACAAAATACTCCCCCTTGGTTTTTGGGATGATTTTCACAAGCTATCGGATATACTTATCATGCATTCGACAAAGCATCGGCTGTTTCAGATCTGATCACAATGATCAGGTATTTTTATCTGCGTCGAGTGGAAAATGTGCTTTTTGGTATTACGACAAATACTACTTTTTTCATATTCGATGTCCCTTGAATGCTCTGTCAACAATGGGATTGATATAAAAATCAGGCAATTTTAATTGTACTATTGCCTTTCTGCAAAAATCCAACGGCTCAGACTCTTCCCCGGCATACACATTTTTTACAGTCTCATCCAATGCTTTCAGATAGCGCTCACCTTCATCCAGAAACATTTCGACGTCTTTCGGTTTGGTAATCGCCGGTGTCCAGGAAGTCAGCAAGATTTCATAGTCCCTGCGTGTTCTTATGCAATCCAAAGAGTTCACAAGATCATGAAAGTTGTCATAATTAGGAATATCATTTTTTACAGGGATGGAATCGGCGGTGAATAAAATTCTGTCCTCAAGGAATAGAATATTTACGGAACCTCTGGAATGACCAGGCGAATGAATGATTTTCATAGTGATATTCTCATCTGCTTGTATTTCTAAGTCATGTTCTAAAAAAGCATCGATTTTGACAGGCTGGTCCACCAGTTGGTAAAAGCCCGGAACAGGGCGCTCTTTATTTTGGATTTCAATATTCTCGATCCAGTTCTTTTCACTTTCGTGCGCCAGAATTTGGCATCGGGTCGTATTTTTAATCTGAGCGGCAGATCCTATGTGATCTGGATGTGAATGGGATAAAATTACTGTTCCGATATCCGAAATATCCCTGCCGTTTTCTTTAATATAGTTGAATATTTTGAGTAAGCTGCTTTTTGTACCCGTATCTATCAGGGTTATTTTTTTCCCAAAAATGATGATACAGTTTACAAATCTATCGATTTTTTCATTTGGATTCAGGCTTATCTGAAAATCCAGTCGCAGCAGATGTATCTTCCCCGTAAGTTTCATGAGGCTAACCTTTTTTCGTTATCTGTTTTGCATATATTGGGGTACGGGATCGGGGGGATCTTCTGAAGGCGAAAGATGGTCGGTGCGTAGCACGCCAGCTATCAAAATACTGCAAAGATCAAAATCTACTCGACATGATATCCTGTATTCCCGTTTTCATATTTTGTACCCTACGCCTATGGTGGGAAAAAAACAGTTACAGTTTTTTCTTTTTTTAAGGGGTACAGCTTGGGGTGAATGGAAAGTATCGGACGCCAATTGTTGCCGGTGCTCGGCAGTCAGGCAGTTTTGCCAACGCATTCAGCCACCGGCATAAAGAAGAAAAAGGGTTCGAACCCGAAACGATAGCCGCTCTTAACAGAGCGAAAGAAACCTGTAGCCCGGAACCTTCAGTAGGCATCAGAATCCATGTCACCGGAAGCGTGATTTTTTTAAGCCGCCTCCAGGTAAGACTTTTTCATGATATGGTTTTGCTTTTTGCCGGGAGTACGTATCACCGTAAGCTCAGGCTGCCAGTTTCTTGTATCGGAAGTCCGTCTTTCCGTTCGGACAGTCCTGGCTT
Proteins encoded in this window:
- a CDS encoding DUF1330 domain-containing protein, with the protein product MKIIPKTKGEYFVRNNKIPALSGKRPERSVIIGFDSLEIARQCFYSSEYETIQHLRKNSATSEALFMENE
- a CDS encoding MBL fold metallo-hydrolase gives rise to the protein MKLTGKIHLLRLDFQISLNPNEKIDRFVNCIIIFGKKITLIDTGTKSSLLKIFNYIKENGRDISDIGTVILSHSHPDHIGSAAQIKNTTRCQILAHESEKNWIENIEIQNKERPVPGFYQLVDQPVKIDAFLEHDLEIQADENITMKIIHSPGHSRGSVNILFLEDRILFTADSIPVKNDIPNYDNFHDLVNSLDCIRTRRDYEILLTSWTPAITKPKDVEMFLDEGERYLKALDETVKNVYAGEESEPLDFCRKAIVQLKLPDFYINPIVDRAFKGHRI